One segment of Thermodesulfobacteriota bacterium DNA contains the following:
- a CDS encoding helix-turn-helix domain-containing protein codes for MEVIKIGPEKKELLTLGELAERFSIPLWTLRTYASQRKFPIVKLGRRIYVNPNEFRQWLDQFRVKPIG; via the coding sequence ATGGAAGTTATTAAGATAGGACCAGAGAAAAAAGAACTCTTGACCCTTGGAGAACTTGCCGAGCGGTTTTCCATCCCGCTTTGGACTCTTCGTACCTATGCTTCTCAGCGTAAGTTTCCCATCGTTAAGCTGGGCAGAAGAATCTACGTAAATCCGAATGAGTTCAGGCAGTGGCTAGATCAATTCAGAGTCAAGCCAATAGGATGA